GAGTGGTTCACGATGTCTCATGCAActttcatgtttttgcattttttaagcAATTAATATAGATACATTAGTCCTACCTATTTGGCATTGTTTCTTTAGAAATTGATTTCAGTGATATGTCCAAGCTAGGTCTTAAAATGTGCTATATCTAGGCCGTTGATCATCAAATCAAAATGATGGGATTTTTATAAGGAGGACACTCTTACCTTCATCTAGGAAACCACCTCATCCAAGTCGTTGTTCTCTGGTTCAGGGTGACAAGGAGCCTACTCACTAGAACATGGGATATGACACACTTCACATGATCCAATGTTGATTGTTGACACTATCCAAAGAATCATCATGTGAAAGCACCTATTCGCCGAGAGTAACTTTCTTCCTAGAATTAAAAATAGGGTATTCCCACCCACTATTCACaaaatttatttcaaattattatatGGCCTACTATTTTTTGCATTCAATATGACATGTAATTGATTGAAAACTTATTAAATATAAAACAATATCATCAACTGATTATTTTCAtgatttttaattgaaatagaagaatgtatattaaattttattaataatgATCATTTTTTTTCTAGGTAAAAGTCCAAAGCAAGTTGCTTTTTCACTAGAGCTTTGAACCAGTTGGGTCACAAAGAGAGACCCTATCCCTAAATACATGTGAGGTATTAACACCTACAATTGTTTGTTTCTTAAATCATCCCTCCTTATCACTCCTAACACCTTATCGCTCCACTCCTCATCACTCCATTCAATCCCGTTGTCACTCCATTAGTGTGCTCCTTCTTACCTCCCCACTAGCTCAAATCCCTTGTTTCTCAATCACACCACATTGATTATCGTGGCATACTATACATAGTTTGTGTTCTACTATGACATCTACTATAATCATCGTTAGGTTGCATATGTCAATGTTGTTTGATATGTGCAAACATCATTTCGTGCAAATCTTAGAATATATGAAGCAGGTTGGAGGCAAGCTCGAGCCCAAGGTCTCCCATGAGGCAAGCTCACAAAAAAAACACTGCACTATGTGGTCATCCCCTTATTATTAATGATCCTTTCTAACTAGATGTTTAATACTTATAAGAATTGTTTATTATAGAAATTAACTATTCAAGGTATGTGATGTTTCATTTTTCCTTCTCATGTTAGGTAAAAATAAGTAGAATGATAGCCCTcttatttctattttcttgctCCCTATGTTAGTTGGAATGTTTGATTCCAATTGTGCATTCATATTCCATGTTTACTATGTAAGGCTAACTTGGGTGTAATTTTTTTGTTTACAACCACATGTTTGTCTTCTAGTATAGAGTTATGACTACAAAGGTTCCATATGATAAGGTTATGTTGATAATGAAAAAGATGTAAAATAGGAATATAGATACAATATTTCAAAACACTTATAGATCTCATTTATCCTTAGCTAATATATcatgatttattaaatattttcatatCTGAGAAActtgtaatatataatttttttgtgaTCTTTTGATATTGAATTAAAAAGTGTTAATTATATATGtaacatttatttatataataatgtGATCCATCCATGTTTAGGACTTTTCCTATGTTTTAGAACCATATAATGGTTATAATTTtctttgaaattgaagaagaatttaaaataaaatgttatgaTTGTGAAGAGTCCTAAATTAATTTTTCAGTGCAAATGATACAATTAAACATTTTACATATTATgctatatataaatgtatatatagaaATTAACTATTATGCATATTATctcattttttaaattagaagttttttGTGATTGGATGTTTGATTTTTACATTTagaacaaataaaaaattataaattcatattaatatgttttatttatcaCATGTATTCTTAATATGGATATCTTATTCATTTGGGATTATGTTTTATTTCTAGTTTGTTGTGtccattttttatttattcaaaccCTTGGTTGTGCCTAGTTATTCTCTAGTGAGACTTAGGTCAATGGTCATATCTCCTTATGATTAACCGCTCATGGTTGCTCTTATCAAGGTTTGTAGGTGTTGAGTCTATTCCTTGGGTATTTGTTAGTAGTCATGAATGTAAAAGAGTTGTTAATTTATTTCCTTGATGTCCATGTAAGTCTTTTCTAGGTGTTTATATGTTGGCATGTATTGCATTTTAATGTCATCGTGAACCTTTTAGTGTCACCATCTATTTGGACCATGATATTTTATTATGTTGATAACATCAAGTGTGTGAGGGTGAGGTTTCAACATGTTTGTttgtattaaacaaaaaaaagtatGTTCACCATAGTAGTGTAATACTTATTGTGTTACACctacaataaattataattatattataaaatagttAAAATATGCGTATGGAACATAGGGATCACCTTATGTAATTTTTTTGCAACCTTTAGTACCATTCTAAGTATGCATGTTTGACAAAAATCCTATTAGAGAAATAATAACCTAAATTATTCATTTACTTTTCCTGATGCAACATCCCTTGACTAGGATTATATTGCACCATACACCGCATGTAAGATTTTTGTCATCACAAAGACCCAAAAACTataaaattattttgaattaatattaatttaaaatcataaattttaaataaacatttatttactCGAATCATTTTGTTAAAGAAATAACTTGAATTTATGATTCTAAATACTAATTACTTTGAGTAAATATTATATGACAATCAAAATCAactaaattttaaaattctaataaaTAACTATTGTATCCTAATTATATTGTCTTTAACGTTGCCTTAAATTCTAGTTTTATTTAAAGTAAGATACTATGAAGGATATTGCACACAACATATCTAATAAATAATAGGAATGGCATGCATAAGTGACAGGAGCGAGAACATGGGAGGTATTTCCTCTAGGACGAGGGTTTTGCCTGCTGAAGGGGACAATGATCCGGGAGGggatgatgaagatgatggaaTTTTCTCCCTGGACCATTGGTTGTTTTTTCTTGTTGGAGGTTGGAGCTTTTTTCTGCATTGGAGTTTTGCTGATATTGCCTCTTTGGAGCCAACATTTGGGCCTCTAGTTTTCAGATCTGCCTTCTTGTGTAAGTTGTTGGGATTCCTTTTGGTGGTTGATCTGGTTGTGGTGGGTCAAGTTCTTTTGCCATATTATGTTCCGATTCTTGATGTCTGCGAAGGGAGTGGGGGTGTTGGTTTCTTGACTGCTTGTGTGGTGTTGTGGAAGGCTCTGCCCTCGGGTGTTGTTTCTTCTTTGTGGGTGGTCTGCGGTCCCTTAATTCTCTTGGCTTTTTTGGGTTCTTTTTCAGAAAAGGTTCTTTCGACGCAGATCACCTAGCTTTTTGGTGTTCTTTCAGTGATGGGTTTCTCTCCTGTTGAGGTGGAAAGGGTTTTTCTATGTAGAATGAAGAGAGGTGTTTCTTGGCTTTTGGTCTTCCTTCCTCCCAATCTTATTGAGGTGACCCAGTTTCCTTTAAAGGTGGTTATTTGGAGTGGAGGGGTGGTTCGAGTTCTACTTGCAACGAATGGACATCATTGGTTGTTGGCTTCCTTCCTTCCTTATCCTTTTGAGGTGGATGTTGCTTCTATTGAGGCGAGGAGGAGTGAAGGAGTTTTTCGACTTTTGTCTACAATGTTGCTGGTGGAGTTTATCTTTTTTCTATCTCTTTCATTCTCTCATAGATTGGTTTGGGTTCCTTATCGGTTCCCAGTTTCCCTCTTTCTTTTATGGTTGTGGGAGCCCTTGAAAACCCTCATGCTCTCTTTTGGAAAAGGTTTTGGttacctttctttttttgttgtgtcgAGATGGTTCTTTTTAGATGTCATTCTTTTATCTAGGTTGCTTTTGGGTGTGGAAACCTCTGGTTTTTCACTGTTTCTGGTTATGGAAGCTTGGTTGTTTCCACTGGTTGGTAGGTGGTCCTTGGGCCCAACCCGTTCTTTAATTTTTGGATAAGGGTTGTTTTGCCTGCTCTTGCTTGTGGGAACTTTGTTAGTCACATTGGCAAGCTAGATGCTAGCAATTTTCAAGGGCCCAAGAAAGTCAGTTGTTGTTTTTTTATAAGGATAGGTTTTGTTGTGGGAAGCATGAAGACTTTGTTTTAGGTTAAGAGAGCATGGGAAAACCCTTCTCTATTTATCCTTATCAAAAACATATCTTATTTAATAGTCAACTATTTAATAACattaactataataataataataataataaaaaataattactcAAATCTAAACCTACGCTCTTaattaaaaggaaaaaataaatttaACTATTAAACTAAGTGAACAGTAAGAATAGCCGTGAAAATTCATCGTAACACAACGTTCCATCATTTGTGATTTCAACGAGCTGTTAAAATTGTACAAATTGTCGTCTCAAGTCAAGATAGATTATCGATTAATACGTGCTTCTTAGAAACCCAAGATTGGTTCACGATGTGTCATGCAactttcatttttttgcattttttaagcaATTAATATAGATATATCAGTCCCGCCTATTTGGCATTGTTTCTTTAGCAATTGATTTCAGCGATATGTCCAAGCTAGGTCTTAAAATGTCATCTCACGAGAGCCGTTTAAAAAGGAACAAACCTGAACAAGGAATGATAAAACACCTTGATTTCTTCTGTTCTTCTGTTGCAGCAATATAATCAATGTCTCCCTCGCTCCAATTTCCCCTTGAGCCCATTGTATCTGATGCCGATCTTCCCGTAATCGACCTCTCCAAATTTCCACAAGAGTTAGATGATGAAGAACTAAGCCACCTTGGAGATCATCCCATGCTCGCCAAAATAAGAGAGGCTTGCATAGAATGGGGATTTTTCCGTCTCGTCAACCATGGAATTTCAGTAGAGCTTCTGGATAAGGCGCAGAACGTTAGCCGAGGTTTATTGTCCATGCCAATTGAGGCTAAAGAGAGAGCCATGACAACCTGTAATCCATACGATAGTTACCATCGAAAGGATAATTTTGAGACATTCAGTCTTCTCTACTCCTGTAAATCAGAATCTCTAGAACAAATGTGCTTAAAGTTATGGCCTGAAGGGAATCCAAGTTTCTGGTATGTTATTCATGTCCGCTTTTTCTTCCTCTAAAGCTATCTCCTTATCCTATGTCTCATTATTTGAATTCCTTTCTTATCGTTTGGCAGCGAGACGATGGTAACCTACGATCTATGTGCCTCAAATCTCGCGCAAAAAATCAGTAAAATTATTGTTGCAAGCCTTGGATTGGATGCCGTTGCCCTCTACCGTTCTCACTTTGAAAAGTGCATATCAAGATTGCGGTTAAATGGGTATTCATCGCACCAAAAAAGTATCGGTGAGGAGATTCTGGAATCTAATGCAGATCCCGGGTGCCTCACAATACTTTACCAAGATGATGGGGGAGGCCTTGAAATTCGATCTCGGGAAGGCAAATGGTTCCACGTCAAACCTGTGTCTCATTCATTTGTTGTCAATCTTGGGGACTCGCTCAAGGTATGGAATTTTCTCTCTGCCTTCAATTATCATTAAATGTGATTATTATTCCTGTACACCCAAAAAGAATGATGAACGGTGAATATGAGTGCAGGCGTGGACTAATGGCAGATACCGCAGCGCAGAGCATCGCGTTGTTTGGAAAGGGTGGATGGATCGAATGTCTATAGCCTTTTTTACTTCATTTCCAATGGAGACAGAAATCTGGGCGCCTGAGGAACTTGTGGACAACAACAACCCAAGGCGTTACAAGCCTTTCCTCCTCTCGCAACTCCTACATGAGGTTGCACATGGTCAAGAAGACAGAGAGAAAGCTACTGCTCTCGAACGAATCTTTGTAAAATCTACAAGATATTAGTGCCTAATTGGAAGTTTGTAAAATCTACAAGATATTAGTGCCTAATTGGAAGTTTGTAGATGATCAGgttttatttacttattttaaaaaaaatgtgttGTATGCAATTTCTCCTTTTTGGTATGTTTTCTCTATATATTTGTGTAAACGGTTTGGATCTTATTTCTAGCTGATTTAAAGGCATTTGGAAGCCTCATGAATAGGCTACATGAAGCTTTTCTACATGTGCTTCTTTGGAAGAGCATTGTAATTAAGAATGGCATTTAAACCTAATTAATAGAGCTACAGTTTATGACGACTTGTCTTTAGTGCTTTGCTTATCAATGCACAAACCCTACGAAAGTTGAATAGGGTGTGATGGCTGATGTAAATTTTATTTTAAGCCACGTGTTACTTTCTTTCTTCACAAACATGAGTTTGTCCAAGCCATTAGTATGTGGGTGTTTTATATGGCATGTTGAATTTTGATTGAGGTTATCTCGACCATATATTTTATTTGCATGGAGATATTTAGAATCATCTTTGTGTGGGTTCTTAGTTCCTCCAATGAACATTGATTTTCCTTGAGAATCTTATCTATACATTTTCTTGCAACTTACCAAAGATTGTTGATATATGTATGTAGAAAGGTGTGAGCTCTTTCTTATTGGTGGTGATACCTCTTATTGATAATGGTGTGATCCCTTATGATTGTATGGTTATCTTAATACCATGAGGTTATCTTACAAATTAGGTCATACAATTATTGTTAGGTTATATTTTTTATTGGGTGATTGAAAGAAAATATTTCTGAATATATATGAGGCAATAGATTTTCCTTCATACAATATTCAACATCCATTTGAAATTGGTCAAGAGAGATCTATGAAAAGGGTCCAATTAGGTGAACAACAAATAAAGTGATAAAGATaatgtagaaaattgatgttgttGTATAGGGTTGATTAATAAAATGAAATCTATCTtgcatgaaaaattgttgtttctAATTGAGGAATGGTTTTGTGAAGGTTATTGGTTGAGGTTTCTACATTTATCTACACTTCTattttttccaatatgtgaagggTAGAACTTCATGTCATCTATTTGCCATTCCATGTAGTGGTTCATGGATTCAAAGGAGTGTTCATGTCATGCATAACAATAAATTAtgtttttctttgtctttttcacatatCTACATAGGCATTTATTAATTAATGAACTCACATAAAGTTATAAACTTCACAAGGAGGAAATTTATGAAACATTATACCAAGGACAAAAAACAAAACCATTTATCATTATCTTGAAAGAATCTGCCTAAAAGTCATATTACAATGGCAACCTAAAGCACAATGGATGCATTCATCTagtatcaaatttaaacaaatatagtTTCAAAAATAGTATATGTTGGTAGAATTATGCAGGAATAACAAAGATCTCAAAATACATGGCTAGTACCAATAATTTAGgagattaataaaaatatataatctGTAGTACAATAGTTGAGATAGATTAATTGAATGGATTAGTAAAGTTGCAATATGATACACAATATATAGCAAGAAAATTGCCAAATGGAATATCAACTACTATCTAGAACCATTGCAAGTGATCAATGCAAAAGTGGACACACCTAAGAAACATTATCCTATAAAGATAACATCAACTATAAATCATATCTAGAAGAAATATTCTAGTAGTAATATTTTATACTTACACACATGTTTAAGTGTAGCTCCATAAATAGGACAACATTTGAGTCCCAATGGCTTTGGATATTTCCAAGAGCCTAACCTACAAACCAAACCTTCATAAATACAAGAAGCTCAACTAGAAAATGAATTGCattgatgaaaattggatgaagatTATGTAAAAAGTATCCTATATTCATAATAGGAAAGTTGGGATAACCATGGGATCCACATGGAGCAACTAGAATAGATTGAGCAGTTgtcaaaagaaaaataataaatattcaccTAAGTTTATTTATTGAGGGTTGCATGTTATGAACACGTACTCTAACATCTCCACTTAAGTACAACATAGGGATAATATATAAAGAGATGCATTATGGTTCCTAGCAACATTACTatattaggtacccatttacaacaataatgtaATGAACAACAATATCTCATaattggagaaaaggagaaaaccatgtGGTAGAAAACTCCTATCCAAAAGAGAGAACATAAATGataaaaggaaaaaagaaaggaAGGAGGACTCATCAAGACCCCTGAAGGAATACTTCCTTCACCCCTAACATTGATCACAACTAAAGATAGCAAGGagagggaaaaggtttagtgaagatgtctacaacctgtTGCTTCGTAGGCAAATGCTCCAATGAAATTATATCATGTTGAGTGAGTCGCCAAATGAAATGCATGTGGATCTCAATATTCTTAGTTCATTGATGCTCCACTAGGTTGTGATAAATAGGTATGACACTCTGATTATCATACCAAAGTATAGTGGGATGATtaataggaaatccaaactcaaccattAATTGTCGAAGCCAAAGAACCTCTTGACTAGCCAATATGGCTCCTCGATACTCATCCTTAGTTGATGATAATGTTATTCTAGTTTGATTATTTCAAGACCAAGAAACCAAACTAGAAACAAGACAAAAAAATGCCAAAGGTAGACCTCTAATtatcaacatcaccaacctaatTTGATTCAGTGAAGCCCACAATCTCAGTAGCACTTGATGTGTATTGAATGAAAAAATATGTAGTGCCTTTAATGTACCACAATATATGCTTGGATTCCTTCCAATGACTCATGATAATCAGGAGAGAACTAGGACCCAATACCAACTGAAAACGAAATGTCAAGATGACTATGTGTCAAGTACAAAATGAAGCCAACCAATTGCCAATATGAGGTGGCATCAATTGATGGAGTAGAACAATTAGTATACACCACAATACCTTTTTAAAAATAAGTAGGAGTTGTCTTTCAATTATCCATCCCAAATCTTTGAAGaaaatcaagagcatacttctcctagAAAATAGAAATACCGTTAGAAATTGATGAatttgaagatcaagaaaatagtGCAACAAACTAAGATCAGTCATAtcaaaatgctccatcaaatatttctAAGTATCCTCAATCATGGAAAAATAACTCCTTGTGAGAATCAATTGATCCACATAAAGAACAAGAATGAGAATATCCCCCCCATTCCTCTAAATATAGACAGTAGAATCAGAGTGACATCTTGTGAATCGAGAAGCAAGCAAGAAattgtccatcttctcataccaatctctaggagcttgtttgagaccatataatgtaTGTAAAAGATTGTAAACAAGTGAAGGGTCTTGCACAAATCCTAATAACTGCTCCATGTAGACATCCTCTTTAACATCACCATGTaggaaagcactcttcacatcgcTCTGATACATTGACCAACCCTTAGATGCAGCAATAGAAAGTAAAAGATAAATGGAATCCATCTT
This genomic stretch from Cryptomeria japonica chromosome 8, Sugi_1.0, whole genome shotgun sequence harbors:
- the LOC131057194 gene encoding 2-oxoglutarate-dependent dioxygenase DAO-like, with product MSPSLQFPLEPIVSDADLPVIDLSKFPQELDDEELSHLGDHPMLAKIREACIEWGFFRLVNHGISVELLDKAQNVSRGLLSMPIEAKERAMTTCNPYDSYHRKDNFETFSLLYSCKSESLEQMCLKLWPEGNPSFCETMVTYDLCASNLAQKISKIIVASLGLDAVALYRSHFEKCISRLRLNGYSSHQKSIGEEILESNADPGCLTILYQDDGGGLEIRSREGKWFHVKPVSHSFVVNLGDSLKAWTNGRYRSAEHRVVWKGWMDRMSIAFFTSFPMETEIWAPEELVDNNNPRRYKPFLLSQLLHEVAHGQEDREKATALERIFVKSTRY